The genomic segment TTTTCTATAAATTCGTACAAAATCGACTTGACCTTAATAAGTTCAGATTGCGCTCTTACATCAAAAATTTGGGGTTCGTCATGAGCTTGCGGAATAGCGCcggggttcggcaggctcacaaagaTTAAGAACCACCAGCATCAAGGCTGTCCAtgttcataaaaaaattataaatgaatGACATGCATGGCTCAAGCTGATTCAGCGTGTGGATGTCATAATGGAACAGTATTAAATGACCCGTGAAACAAGTAAGGCCACATAATAATTAAGGTTGATcgttttattaattaatatattgtcatcTCCAGTTTTCAAGTATGATtcaaacgagaataacgaaaattttgacttttctacgcaccgcatgTACTATTCCGCGAAAGAAGAAAActtttgcgacgccctagcaaaattgaaacgacgcacttgggcgtcgcgacgcccactTTAAGAACCACGGCTGTAGCCGAACGTAGCGTATTTTCGCGTCGATCGAACTCAAAGCGACAAATACCAAATGATGTagacaaaaatatgaatttctttTGAGAAAGCAATTATTTGTAATGTTTGCAAGTCTGTTGCCCTCCAATTATAAGTACGATCAGTGTGCTAATTTGTGCTCCTGCATTGAAATGAGTAGTAGCCTACTAGCCTACCCAACTTGCCTACTATTACTTTTCTTATGGGCAAGTACATGCCAATAACATTAGAAACCGGAACAGGGTATTTGTCCTCGTACTTTTGCATGTTATTGATAAACatgttattgattaattacgAGCATGTGTCACAGAAACACCAAACTGTTCATTCACTTGCTTAGAGTAAGCTCTCCGAAATTAACTACTTTGTATTGCAAGCTTCCAGTAATAAAAGTTTCGATTATTGCTCAGGGAAAGTTTTGATACAAAATCTTCTCTATTCTGATTTTGTTCATTCTAACATTATGTTATTGGTAATTTGATTGCTAATATTATCTTTTTAAAAACTACTTTTCCGGTATATTTTACAGCTTAAACATAGAACGGGCAAATCGTCATGGAAACGGCTAATCAGGCGATACCAGACAAGCGAGTACGTATACTActtaaaaaaaacatgttttgatagcaataatAAACAAAAGTGAAACACTTCGTCATTAAAAACAGATTGCAATTTATATAGTTTTAAAAATCctaaataaaaattccattgTAGTCTCACAGTTTTCACTCTATATTTTGATCATTTATCAAATGAGAGATTAAGCTGGTCACTATTGATGCATGTTGACATGACTCTGTTCCATGCTGGTGCTGGTAGGCGTGATTGAATTCTTCagattatacaaaatataatattcaaaacgcACGTGCTCAATGTTTTCCAAATATAGCAACTCTCACCATATGCTTCCTGGCCCTGATCTACATctgttcaataaaatataaaatttaaacatcACAATCATAGATCAGATTCTATTTGACGTCACGCAGATAAAATTTGGTTCCAATTCTAGTGGGCGATGCCACAAATAACCACCATAAatgtaatttattataaaaatatcgaattttttttttttggggatAATTTCGGTAAGAAGGCTTCATCTGTTTACTGTGGCGCTGTCCATACTTGAATCGTTACCATTCTGTTAAAGGATCTTGTATAAGTGAAACGACAAACTTCGTAAAGGACATCAAATAACAGAAAATGAAACTGCGTCAATGCCACGCCAAACTACAATTAGTAGCTTGGATATAACACAGATCAATATGGCATGGTAACGTACATATTATACTAAAATAACAATCTCGAAAAAGCAATTAATTGCAAAGATTTTGGTTAATATGCCCATTTTACATATATACAACCGTTTTTTTAAATCTACAATTTTTATTCGATTATGAAACCAAATCAAATAACCAAAACCAGCAATTTCAAATGTATCAGTTTTAATAAATGTGAATGTCGTAACTCATTTATCTTCAGCAATCCCCTACTCACTTAGCACATTACAATACAACATTTTTAATAGTAAATTAAATATCCGTTATAATCATAAACTAATCTTCAGGAATATTAGTGGGCTGAAGAATCCTAGTTTGTGATTAATGAGTTTCAGCTTTATCAGAAAATGTAAAAGTAAAGAAATTTGTTCATTCAATGTTGAAAGTGGGGTAGCAGATTTTCTGCAATATAAGTACatggagaaaaaaaaaatacccaaTCTGCCAAAATATATGGTGTTGCAATATGCATGGAATGGCAGCTACGCATGCCtgaatacatataaatatatgttttaatACGAAATGTGCCATAAAGGATGAGGTGTCAGATATTACACCAACCAATGAACGATAATTTTCGTTTAACAAACTTGTCAATCTACGGGCAACAACATCACAATGTGGCAATACAGTGACATTATTGCATCATTCATGTATCATCACCAAGCCCTTAAACGCGGTCAATTCTTTCACAACTCACCTTTGGTTcaagcttgataaatgacaatcCTGACTAAGTCTGGAATGCAATCAGGGTGGGGAAACCCTTTATATTTGCTCACAGATCACCACGTTTTCTTACGCTTGAGAACAACCACGCTTGTCACCTGTCCCGAAGACGTCGATATTTGTATAGTCGGCATCCAACCGTAATTTTTCATTCCTGATCAAACACCGACACATGGTTGCCGTTGTCTCATTGTCCATAAGGTTTAAAGCAAAAGGGCGGAATGACGTGGCTTGTATTTTTGATTCAGTACTCGTTAATTGTACAATATAATAAACTTTGTCGACATTCTGCTTATTTATAATTCTCATATTCTATGTATTTTGTATTCACATTCAGCCTCAGCACAACGATATTCATAAATGCAAATGAGGGCACGCAAAAATAATCCGGTGTCTGAGACTGATGTGGAGGTAACGATTTATTGAACCGGTAAACACAAGATAATAGGTGTTCGGCGTCCCCGTTCGAAATACGTTGACATCTGTTACTTGGGTAAATTATAACTGTCATaataatatctatatatatgtgtagAAAAAAGGAAAGGAATTGAATAAATAACCCAGGTATCAAATGAAAATGAAGTGGCGCATTATCTGGCTTATTCGTCTGGACGATCATGTGGTGCGGTCAACTAATTTGATTACGCTGTTATTAAAACGACCTATTTCTTGCAATAATGGTACCGTCTCTTAGAGTTGATATTTAGCGGTCGAACGGTAACTCGATTTGGGTGAACAATGCTAGTTAGAATGTTTTGTTCGCTCAGCTCGCGTTTCCGATGATTTGCCCTTTCTTCTTCCGAAAAATGACAGCGAAGGACACGCTCAATTGCCAGCCAAATACGACGACGcaagaaaaatatttccaagtAATTTGCCATGTTCGCTTCAAGGAATTTTACTGAGAGAACTTTGCTGTTTTGTCATTTTGAGAGAGAGAAAACAATATTTGACGtaagtaaaatacaaaataccttcgttgtaaattttttttctgtttctatCTAGTTGAAATCTATAACGGCAAAGAAAAATGTCGTTGTCATAAGATTTGGATGTAAGCCAAATATGAGTTTTTAGATATTTTGGGTTAAGCCGTTCCCATTTTCACTTTAATCCGTATTTGCTTGAAACCTTTCCCATAATATTATTTCGGGTCGCACACGATtgattattcatatatatatatatatattcgtctttttatttttgttcgaCCTGTTCATTAGTAGTAGGAGAAATAGTCAAGGTATATTTTAAGACAAAGCCGCCTACACATAACACAGGTCATGTTTTGACGGAAAACTCAAAACAAGTACATATATGCACATCACACATACACAATAACATAACTTACAAATCCAACAATTGTTTACTTTCAACGTCTTTGTACAAAATTCAATTAAAAGTTTCCTAGGAactgaagaaaaatatatatgacgCGCGGATATAACTGAACTATATCACAATTCACAACATGGAAGAAAATTTAGTGAAATCAATAAGTTTAAACACCCAGTTCATTCCGCAACCATAGATGACCCGTTTGACAAGATAGAAACTGCtctgaagtaaaaaaaaaagtacaatTACAATACAGCTTACTCAGGCATATGAATTTGCCGATTTAGTATATAACGTAATCAGAACCGTACCGTACAGTCGTTATATAGCAAATGAAAGTCGTGCAAGTATTTtcgttttttaatttcaaacgGTACAATTTTCGGATATAAATGTAGGCAATATTTTGATCTGCCAATTATGTAAGATTGATGAATCTAGCTATTAACATTTTCATGTTTAACATTGGAAAGGGATTTGTAAGTGAATGTAACTAACGTGACTTGAATGGTAGTAAAtacatcaaatatttttgagtatTAGAAAATCAGCATATCGGTCGTTTTTATTGGTTATAATTGGCTgataattacaaatattattaaaactTTCGTTTAAAACCTATACAAATAGTAGGACACTGATTTCTCACATCAAAATGCAGTtaacaataaatatttgatgGTGTTACTACTCTTCAGCAACAGGTTTATTTAAATCACATCTACCCCAATACACGGCATGTTTATTAGAAAGAAATATTCTCaaacgaatatatatttgtcTTCGTGAAAACGTGCTTGGTATGTGagtattttatttacaaataacaaaaaaccCAGTTTTATAATCACCGAGttcataaatattcaaaaaattatatattcctCATTCAGGCCCTTCCACGACGTTGGGTGCAAAACGAACTTCTTTCATTTTCGCGAGATTCTTGCAAGAGTTGACGAACAACAACCTCAAGGCCTTCATAATATTCTTCTGCAGTAGGAATGATGTAACGAGGTGGTAAAAGAAATCCGTGTTTTCCAGTATCACGCAATTCAACTCCAAAGGTGTATTTTACGCAGAGTTCACGATATGACCAGTCGATCGAGCCACCGGATACTTGGTCTGTGGGTAAAATAATTCAGCATGTGTACCGAGAGAATCACACCGACACTCAGAACTGACTATCAACTGCCAACATCaatcaaaaattcatattttgacATGTTTACTATTTTTGTAGTGTTATATCATTTTTTGACTCCCAATCTTGACACTGCCACGCTCTTGTAGTTTCGTATTTATGTTTCAAtttatgttaaaattatttatttatttttttgggtAAAATCTTGTTTGTattcattttcataaatactGTTATTGATCCCAGGCCAGGGTTGCTGGCGAATGTTGTTGAAATGAAAGTACATAAAGACGAAGATTAGTtatgtatgtaaaaaaaaataaaaatatcacatcacgaatattaaaatctgtaaatcaATTGACTGTTGAGAAATTGAACTTATATATATCGGTGGATTTTTACTTACATGCTATATCTGACACTGTTCCATGTTTGTAAACTGCGTTGTGCTTCTTATGCATCGCTTTTACTGCTTCGCTTGATATTCTTTcctgtttattgaatattataaaaacacaTTTGTAAGCAAGTACCGGGTATGTATTTGCATTCTGTATAGTTTACTAGGTATATTGGAGCAAACTCAAAACATTCCTACAAAAACTCTATCGCCTAATTTCCTAGGACTCAACGAAACGACGTAATCTAATAAAGATTTGCTCAAGTCTTATCTTTTTGTGCCTGAAGAAGTTGACGATGCctatcatttaatttaattcaatttatcGTTTGGAATAGATTATTGGGAAACATGAatactataacatattaaataaCAGTTGTTTTAGATGTGCAGCTATTTGGCTTATTCAGTAGCATGTCTCGGTCCTCTCGGAACGATATTGTATTATTGCCATGTTCTATCGAAAGTTTGCAATTGGTAGCAAGAGAATCGCGATGTGGCTATGtctcaaattaaataaaaataaaactagaatatcggttagaaaccgaagacttatcgatcgaaggttagagGATCCCCCAAAACTGTGgttttactccatagtgacaccgtgtgtcccatcactaattaattaataactcgctaatcataagacataatccatccaaaatcaataggcttctgatccgagctatgatgaatgcacatgcaaaatttggagcagattcaacctcgctttcgggagatatcgcgtgcatctaacacagagacatacagacagacaaatacctatcaacatacttaccgatcttaagatcgataattAACTAGGGAGTAATCTGCATTCTGGTTTATATTTGATAATAGTATTTTCAAAGTATATCCAAAGATATTCATCAAGATCAATTACGTACCAATTCATCATTGTCGGGGCTATGTTCACTGGTATATCCATATGGATAAAGCCAATATTGAGCATATGAATGTAATGTCATAACAGCAGCAAGATGGGATCGCTTCTTCAGCATGAACTTTTGAACTGAAGATGACTCCAACTCAGAAAAAGCTTTCGGACCATGGTAAACTTCTGAGCATGGATTGTCACTGGCTGTACCGGCTATAATGTAAGAATTGAGTATAATCATTGTAATACATTATAAATTTTCTTATTGAGCTTACCATTGGAGTCTTTGAAAATAAAGAATGAGGAAACCACTCAATTTCTTTAAAAGTATTCATATAACATATTTAGTTTTACATTTTACGGAATTGCATGCATCTATACTAGACGCTATAGCTAAATGTATTTGTTATGAAACACCGACCACTTCATTTatagcaataaaataaaatatctactATTTTTGGACGAACTAATAGTGTAAGAGCTTTTGGAAAACTATGCTGGTCGAGGCCAGAATCGTATTTTAAACTTCGCGGTACCGGATAGTAAAAAAAATACTGACAACTTCCGGGTAGTTCAAATTTCCATCGAcaatttgaaaagatttttgaaTTGGAGTCGGATTCTAACTTTAAAATGGCGCAAAATTAGAGGTTGGTTTTCGATACCCGTGATCGGCCTGTTTTTGTACAATATTTTTCCGCGCGATGTACGATCCTCTCTATCTATCTTTATAAAACACTTAACcagtacaaatattttatattaatcgatgtttcattatgatataatttaTGAATCATTTTCTTAGATACTCCATATAAAATATGTTACCTCCCCTATTAGGTGTTTCGAAATTTCTGTTCAAATCAACACCATAACATCCGTAAGATCCTGCTTCACTTCTTGATTTTCTCCACATTCTATCCTGATAAAATAAGatttgattataaaatatttgacaacaaaatattaaaaagttttttttacctGTTTTTCAGGAAAAACTTTAAATGATTAATGTTACATTTGGATGAAACCGACGTTTAAAACAAAATACCGGGACTATTATATTATGCAGAATATTTTAATCACGTTGCATATTGCTAGATACGTCAAGAATAGCATCAATTTTAATCACcatttgttgaaacaaaatttgtatGCAGACATTGAATATCTTGCATTCATCGGCTGGCAAGAAACCACAAATTTTAGGTTTATAACTGAAAGCGCTGCGAACATGATTTATACGCACTTATTATGCGTGACAACTTAGCTAACTGAGTGATCAATTCCATGTTTTTTCATTTACGTGGCGGAATCATTACTCAAAGGACCCAAAAGACACATACATATACGTCGTTTAAATTCAACACCTAGTCGCAGTGCCCATCAGCAAACAGCGCCAATAATGCTATTTGACTAATATCTACATTTTCTAATGTACTAATAACCCACCTTTGTCCAGGTGTACAAGTAGCCATCAACATTCCAAATCGGTAATATATACCAATCGAATTCAGTCAAATAACGATCAATGTCTGAGTTTCCTTCTCTGTATCCTTTGACAAGTTTTCTCGACAACCAAATCAATGTAGCTCCAGTTACCCACTCTCTTGCATGAATACAAGCATCTTGCCAGATAATGCGTTTTGTTACGTTTGCGGAAGGGACCCCAatctaattaaaataatatttatattatttggaATGATTTTTTGGGTCATTTCTCAAGTAGTAATTGGCTGATAGGATTGGTAGACGCGTACGTTTGATAAGTTGATGTATG from the Styela clava chromosome 5, kaStyClav1.hap1.2, whole genome shotgun sequence genome contains:
- the LOC120344198 gene encoding carboxypeptidase B-like isoform X1, which codes for MNCAYFLLGVVIGFCLQNISFGAVEPRRYDGYRVVTIEPQKDSFEKIDALLASYQVDTNLIQHLDIWRRPSVVKASYDVLIAPEIWDVMTTAFDKAGAKYVITIGNVQQLIEKERFRRTPRRVRRQPRRFSLHRYHTLDEIRRWMYHFSRANRDIVKRVQVGISYQGRRIFALKIGVPSANVTKRIIWQDACIHAREWVTGATLIWLSRKLVKGYREGNSDIDRYLTEFDWYILPIWNVDGYLYTWTKDRMWRKSRSEAGSYGCYGVDLNRNFETPNRGAGTASDNPCSEVYHGPKAFSELESSSVQKFMLKKRSHLAAVMTLHSYAQYWLYPYGYTSEHSPDNDELERISSEAVKAMHKKHNAVYKHGTVSDIAYQVSGGSIDWSYRELCVKYTFGVELRDTGKHGFLLPPRYIIPTAEEYYEGLEVVVRQLLQESRENERSSFCTQRRGRA
- the LOC120344198 gene encoding carboxypeptidase B-like isoform X2, which codes for MNCAYFLLGVVIGFCLQNISFGAVEPRRYDGYRVVTIEPQKDSFEKIDALLASYQLDIWRRPSVVKASYDVLIAPEIWDVMTTAFDKAGAKYVITIGNVQQLIEKERFRRTPRRVRRQPRRFSLHRYHTLDEIRRWMYHFSRANRDIVKRVQVGISYQGRRIFALKIGVPSANVTKRIIWQDACIHAREWVTGATLIWLSRKLVKGYREGNSDIDRYLTEFDWYILPIWNVDGYLYTWTKDRMWRKSRSEAGSYGCYGVDLNRNFETPNRGAGTASDNPCSEVYHGPKAFSELESSSVQKFMLKKRSHLAAVMTLHSYAQYWLYPYGYTSEHSPDNDELERISSEAVKAMHKKHNAVYKHGTVSDIAYQVSGGSIDWSYRELCVKYTFGVELRDTGKHGFLLPPRYIIPTAEEYYEGLEVVVRQLLQESRENERSSFCTQRRGRA